Genomic window (Streptosporangium brasiliense):
GGCGCCCTGACCGTATCCGGAGGATGTGCCGAACGCCTGGTCGGCGGGCATCGGCTGGAGGCTGCCGCCCGGCTGGGTGCCGTAGGCCGCGTCGGGTCTGGCGAACTCCCCGGTGCTGGGACCGGCGGCCCTGCCGGCTCCGCCCGGCCCGCCGGGGCCCGTGTGCCTGCCGTACTCGTTGGCCGGGATGTCGTACTCGCCGGTCGCCTGGCCGGCCGGCGCCATCCCGAACTGGCCGGTCACCGGGGGCGGCTGGGTGTATTCGCCGCCCCCGGGCCGGCCGGGGGACGGCATGCCGTACTCGCCGGCCATGAAGGTGCCGGTGGCGGGGCCGCCGAACGGATCGCCCTGGGCGGGAGGCTGCTGCATGCGTGCCGCGTAGTCGACCTCCTGCTCGCCCGCGCGGTATTCGGCCACCAGGTCGCCGAGGCCCGAGCGCCGGGACGGCTCCTCGGGCAGCGCCCGGCGGCGGCCGGCGACCTGCACGTCCCGGGGCGGATCGGTGGCCGCGCGGCGGCCGGCCGGCCGGCGCTCCTCCCAGCCGTCGTCCGGCTCGTCGTCCTCGTCGTCCTCGTCCTCGTAGGGCGCGAGCGGGCGGAGCACGACGTACCAGACCGCGGCGGCGGTGACGCACAGCAGGAGCGCGGTGAACATCCCCGGGACCGTGAAGCTCACGGCTCCGAGCAGGGCCAGGCCCGTCGGACCGAGTGCCAGAAGCGCGTGCATGTTGTCGGCGTCGTAGTCGTCGCCCCCGCGCCAGCGCAGGACCGCGAACGCGATGCCGGCCAGCAGGACGAGCGCGACGGCCAGGTGGACGGCCCCGAGCAGGTAGGTCGGCGGCAACCCCCAGTAGTTCCTGCCGGGCAGCGTCTTGGAGAACGCCGTGTCCAGCCGGAGCGGGTCGACCATCATGATCACCGCGGCGACGACGGTGAACGCGGTCCCCAGCAGCCAGGAGGCGAACCTGGCGCTGGACTTGCGCGCCAGGAGCTGGACCACTCCGACGGCCAGCCAGAGCGGGGCGAGCAGCGAGCCGGTCAGCTGGTAAATCCGGAATGTGGCCGACCCAAATCCCACTAAATGACCGGTACCGATCACTCCGAGTGACAGGCAGAGCGCCGCCGTCGTAATGCTCCAGGCGATCAGCCAGCCTTTGGGCTCCTCGCGGAGACGGCCGACGAGGGCGACTGTGGCAATGGCGGCGAGCAGCGCACCGGCAAAGGCGATGACAGCGACGAGGACTTCCATGGTGTCTCCAATGCTGCCGGACATTACCCCCTAACCGGTAGCCGAACTGGTAGTCGGCTCCTCGGTCCGGCCAGAAACTACCGGCCCCACACCGTATCGACCGATTACCCCTAGTCACGACGTTACGAAGTGGATTGTGGAATTTCCTGTTCATTTCTAGAGTGAGCGAGCACGCCGCACCCCCTCCCCCACAGGGATACCGGATGCCAGACACGTGGCCATTCGCCGGGCCTGTCCCCACCGCTTCCGGGGCGGCCCAGCCTGTCCGCAGAAATGAGCTCGCCGCCCGCGAGGACGCCTCGGAGGATCTCCGGAGGCTCGTTCTGCGTGCCAAAACGGGAGACACGGACGCGTTTGGCACGCTCTACGACCGCTATCTCGACCTCGTCTACCGCTACATCTACTTCCGGGTCGGATCCCACCCGCTGGCCGAGGACCTCACGAGCGAGACCTTCCTGCGCGCGCTCCGCCGGATCGCCGACTTCACCTGGCAGGGACGCGACTTCGGAGCCTGGCTCGTGACGATCGCCAGGAACCTGATCACCGACCACTTCAAATCCGGCAGGTACCGGCTTGAGGTCTCGACGGCCGAGGTGATCGACACCCCGCTCGACGGCCCGCACATCCCGGAGAACGCCGTCGTCACCGCAATGATCAGCGATCGGGTGCTCAGCGCCGTCCGCGATCTCGGCCCCGAGCAGCAGGAGTGCGTGGTCCTGCGCTTCCTGCACGGCATGTCGCTGGCGGAGACCGCGCTCATCATGGGCAAGAAGAGCGGGGCGATCAAGGCGCTGCAGTTCCGGGCGATCCGGGCGCTCGCCCGCGCACTCCCCTCGGACCTCAGCTGACCTTGGCCGCCATGCCGGATTCCGATGGCGACGTACCGCGTAACCTGGCGCGCCGAGCCCTCGTTAGGCAAGTGACAACGATGGATCGTGAGCTGGGGGCGGCAGGGAGCGTTCATGGGTAAGTGGCTGCCCGGGATCTCACGGAGATCGCAGGCGCGCATCCAGAACCGCGTGACGAGGCTCGGCTCCCGGATGGGAGGCGGTCCCCGTCCGGAGTTCCGCTCCGCGCTCCGCGACCGCCTCATGGACGCCTCCGGCCAGGACGGCCCGCCCGCCGAACGGCCCGCCCCGGCACGGCCGAGGCCGCGCC
Coding sequences:
- a CDS encoding antibiotic biosynthesis monooxygenase, with protein sequence MEVLVAVIAFAGALLAAIATVALVGRLREEPKGWLIAWSITTAALCLSLGVIGTGHLVGFGSATFRIYQLTGSLLAPLWLAVGVVQLLARKSSARFASWLLGTAFTVVAAVIMMVDPLRLDTAFSKTLPGRNYWGLPPTYLLGAVHLAVALVLLAGIAFAVLRWRGGDDYDADNMHALLALGPTGLALLGAVSFTVPGMFTALLLCVTAAAVWYVVLRPLAPYEDEDDEDDEPDDGWEERRPAGRRAATDPPRDVQVAGRRRALPEEPSRRSGLGDLVAEYRAGEQEVDYAARMQQPPAQGDPFGGPATGTFMAGEYGMPSPGRPGGGEYTQPPPVTGQFGMAPAGQATGEYDIPANEYGRHTGPGGPGGAGRAAGPSTGEFARPDAAYGTQPGGSLQPMPADQAFGTSSGYGQGAPGHGAPGHGTAGYGQAPDRGLGGAPGYGQGPDLGRGGPQAAGPGYPGAAAEQPGGSSRPSPSIFGLLTVFTLIDGSGERFDRLAEETLEAVRHSEPDTLIYVCHSVKSAPLQRIIYELYRDEVAYSDHQRQPHVERFVSERQNMVLATNVIELNVNAAKVMPLPTAFRL
- a CDS encoding sigma-70 family RNA polymerase sigma factor, whose product is MPDTWPFAGPVPTASGAAQPVRRNELAAREDASEDLRRLVLRAKTGDTDAFGTLYDRYLDLVYRYIYFRVGSHPLAEDLTSETFLRALRRIADFTWQGRDFGAWLVTIARNLITDHFKSGRYRLEVSTAEVIDTPLDGPHIPENAVVTAMISDRVLSAVRDLGPEQQECVVLRFLHGMSLAETALIMGKKSGAIKALQFRAIRALARALPSDLS